TGACACAGCcaatgagaagaaaaatgtatttgtatcaaacacatttattcatttttgaattTTCTATCAACAGGTATGTACAGATTCAGGTAACAAGTGCATTGTCCCTGCAaaattcaaacagacaaaaaaaagggatagttatttaaaaaatctacaAATTAACGACAAacatgctttgttttttgtcctttttgtcAACACTACCATGTACTTGGTcaatatataaattaaattataaaaagTTTACTCCACAAGCATATACAACAGTCTAACTTCTGACAGGagcaacaataaaacacacaataaagtcacagaattaaaagaTTGCTGCTGGAAAAGATCCCGCTAAAAGCTCATGTAAAGAgctttaaaaatacaaactgtagtttatttgcattatttagtttttgcttCATATTCCATGATTCCAACTACATGTAATATCTGACTCTCTCGCCACACTCCAtctacaaaaatacacaaaatgaaagttgaTATACTGTTAAAACTTTCCTACATCCACACAGTTAAACAGCAAGACAGGTAATAACAAAACACTTCATGGCAAAGACTAACTttttaagtacagtacatgTAATGTCAAACGAAATGTTCACtaccaaaacagaaaaatgtctgGTTTTTGAGGCTCGTACTTGCCGTTTATGTATTTAATACATGATGAGAGGAAATGAAGGACCTTACTTTGTTAGtatctgttatttttattgtatctCTGAGAAAGACAGTGGTTGCAGTGGTTATAGAGTGACACTTCTCCCCTAAAGCAGCATTCTGTTTCTCGGGACATCCTGACAGGAAGAAATCCATCCTCTCTCTGCATCAGTTCAAGGGCAGAATGAACCCTCAGCTGAGGGGAGCAGTTTATTGGTTCTACTCTACATTAGGAACACAGTTGGAGAACCAGAGAGCACTACGTAGTCCCTTCTTCATCTCTGCTTTGCTCAGACCCTGACGACTGGAGTTGTAGCTGTGAGGGGCGCGGTGGACCCGGTGTCGTAGTCTAGGTCGATCATGGTGTGGTTTGCGGTGCCCAGGCTGCTAAGGGAAGTGCCGGTGCCCATCTGTCTGTCCCGCAGACTTTGCAGGTAACTCTGAGAAGAACAACACAGGGAGAGGTAAGCAAGGTGCACAAATATCGTGGAGTCAACTTGACAAGTATTTAATGGCATCAGTATCTACAGCACACGCCATGTTGGGTGACACTGACCGGTGCCAGTAGGTCCCCAGCGTAACGTTTCACTGGGGTGGGTTTACGGCGGTACGTGCCTTCCTGCCCACCTGCCTGCTGTCGCTTCTTGGCGTCCTTTTCTCGAATCCGCATCAGCTGGACTCTCTTCTGTCTCCGGCTGATAACGACTACAAGGAGAAGAGGATTCAAAGTCAGCTTTTTAACATCACTTATCATCTATCAAGTCACACTCATTCTGGACTGACTTTAGAGATGCAGTAGGAATAGGAAGTGTGTTTGTAAAATCTAAATCTCAAACATCTGGGCTCATATTATTTGAAATGCTAAAAAGTTCAAattcagacagaaagagacaaaatgtaactttctgGAGAGATACTTAGTTATCAAATATTGATGCTTTGTGTTGGCAGGTAAAGTTgatctggggatgagactcaacaatcaactatcctTCTCCAGGGAGTtatattttgttgctttaagtgaAGGATAAAAGAAACTTTATAACTGACTTAATTTAAGAGAGCTACAGTGATGTCTTTTAGTATaacattattttcacaataGGATAACCATAgccttttttaatttgaatttactAGGATGTTGCacctacttttatttttttgtgtgtaactgTTTTGCATTTGGGTTCAGGgttgaaaacaactgaaaagatttaatttttgtttaatcACTTTTAATGTATCTTCTTGTTTGCACTTTTACTAACATCCCCTTATATGTTCACTCTGATGGACTTTCTCTACCAGCAGCAGAACTGACTTTGGCCTTCAGTTtggatatatttatatattacatacaaattagattgTTGTTCATTTGACATATTTGCAAGTGGAGATACTAAAAAAAtcagtaatatatatatatgtgtgtgttttaaaaattaaaatcacttttctgAATAACATAACTGTGAGAACATTGAATGAACAGAGGGCAGATGTAGGGTAAATCCCTAAAAACTTTGTTTATTAAAGccttgtgttttgaaaaatttcaataaatttaccttgtaaccttgtaacTAATATATGACTCAAGATGATTTAATGCTTTGAATTAATGCAGGATGTATCATGAATTCCTGTTTCTCCCAATTAACAATTATCTCTTTATGTGATCAGTTCATTCTTAATAGATCACCAGTTCAGGAATGTGAATTCTCAGTTACTTCATACATTAAGTAATATGCATTAAGATAGCTGATAGCTTTTTGCATCTGCACCAACTCCACAGCTTCACATTTCCATATCAACAGGTGCTCTGACCCAATAAACAGGTCTGAAGTAAAGCTTACCCTCAGTGTGCGAGAAGCTGTCGTCCGTCAGTTTCCACTGGACCAGTACTCCTATGATGCTGAGGGCGGGCCAGATGCCCAGAATGACCCAGCTGTACCAACAGAGAGGTGGCCCCGGTGTGAGGCGCAAGCACTCATACACATGCGTGGCCAAAACCAGCATCTCCACAAAGTAATCAGCACACACTGTCATGATAGCTGCCCCGAACACAGCCGTGGAGAGCATGGTGAAGAGCTTCTGCCACTGCAGTGTCAGCACGGCAAACAGCATGCCTGTCCCCAGGAGTGCACCCAGTGGGACCCAGACTGTGGTTGGAGTGTAGAACTGGTGAGTGACCAGCAGGGCAGCGAGGGCCAGGAGGAGGCCCAGCAACAGGCCCGTCATGAAGAGGCCGACACTTCGCACCAGCATAGTGACCAAACCGCACAGCAGGCCTATACCGAGGCCTATACCAGCGCTGGCCTCCACGCTCAGCTGAGTGTCCAGCACGTGCTCCTTGTGGCACAGCAAGAAGATGATGACGGAGCCGAACATAAGACCAGAGAGGAACATGACGGCCTTGAAACAGCGGTAACCTGGAAGAAGAGAGAACAACgtcatatttttaacaagaaacAGAATATGCCTACTAAAACCTACAAACACTGCAGAGAAAATCAGTGACATTAGGTGAACGCACAGGTTTATCCAACTCAATCTGATATATTTGAAGGATGCACAATGGAGATAAGTTTACAGTTACACGTGACATTTTGATGGTGTGTTATGTCATCCAAAAAACATTAACTTCATCTTGCTTGATGTCAAGGTCTATGAGCCGCCAGGGATCCTCACCAAAGAAGCAGTAGATGATGCCAAACAGGCAACACATGGAGCAGATGACGGCAGGGATGACATCATACTTCCTCTCTATCTCCAGACTGCAGGCATCGACCTCGGCGATGCCTGCCCCGGCCCCTTCAGAGCTCAGCCCAGTGGGATCTGCCATTCTGGGTGAATGTGGGAGGCGGAAGTTCGGGACAAGGGTAGAACTTCTGGTGTGTTATCTCAAGTCCATCTGAGCAGCTTTGGCGACtgtaagagaagaaaaaatgtgatgaatTGTGGAAAAGGAAAGCAAGAGTGTGGCTGAATATCAGTCAAGTAAAACATAAGTTTTAACCtgataaacacagaaaagctAAGTACCACTGAGGGAACGGGAAGCGTGAAATCTTCAAGTCATCTATGACTTCTTCCTGGCAGCTGTGTCTATGTGCAGCTGCCACAAACTCAACACACAAAGCTAAGCAACTCAGTGCAACCCTGCATGCCGTGGCATTAGTGAAGTGTTGATCGGCTCTGATGTCCCACTCTAAATCATTTGTTCCGATGTAGCGGAACGATGTGTCCCTATATTGCCTTTTAAACTATAGTTATTGTTTGTTgtactgtgttttctttaacaATTTACTTAATTACGGGCTggcttcagttattttaaatgtttccatatgtgcagtgatgtcactgcagcagataTCAGGGCACAttaaagcagcaaaactaaaaactgtagtcataaacttgacaggacaaAAGAAGCAGAATTAAACTTCTATCTCCTGAAGAAGATTTTGTCAGaaagctctgatggagctcaggatttattAGAAGGACGGCTGCTTTATGCCAAACATTTTCAGTGTATGAACCTGGACTGTATGTGCGACCTTGTGGGTGagtagaggaaaaaaaaggggtgTGAACAGTCAATACCCGCAATTCAAATTATGTTCCTGTGGCTATGCACACAGGATTATACTTCACCATTCATATGGATATAAGAAAGCATGATGACATGGTGACATATTACACTGAAGTTAGCTGGTTTTAAATAtgtgaacatttatttaaagtaaaagttaatTTTGATGTGAAGTGCTTAGACCTGTCAGcttgaacacagacagacaggtctaAGCACTTCACATCAAAATTCTGTTTTCTGAGTGTTACTGCAACTTCCCGAACACATATAATTtcaaataatacatatatatatatatacaaaaaataataataaccttTGGCTgatgcacaaaaataaataagcaaTAAATCATAACGCATTCAGCAGTCCAAACACAGGCTGGGATCTTGAGGCAAATCAATTatctcttcaaaataaaattctgaatgCCACTGCAACTTCCCGAACACAAACAGTAAGAAGAAATACGAACATTTGCAGGCTGTCCAACAAAAAAAGGTCCATCCTAAACATATAACATAATGGCCAAAGCTACTTTTTCCTTGCActgtgcaaaaataaaatagcaTCCACAGTGCCAGGACTGAGATGATTCCACCTCGCCTGTGCTGAGCTGAATGAACGTTCGCTTGCAGCACTTGTTGCAGGGATGCACAGGATTCTCCTTGCGAGGTGCTGCAGCCGTGGGAAGCGGTCTTGTTTCTCCCAGAAACAGAGCAAATTTTCTTCTGATGACTCCTCGAATTGAAAATTTGTAGAGCAGTACTCCTCCACCTCATCCATAAATTTGGGGGTCTCGTCTTCCCATTCTGTGAAGTCCACCTTCTGCCTTTTGGCTTGTCCGACTTCATGACCACCTACAACAGGAGATATTAGGCTCCTTAATGCGCACAGCCGCACAGCTAGTGTACACAGTAACAGAGTTAttatagttttgtatttttcatttgtttttttatttcaattcaatttagtTTCAGTTAGTTTCCGAattgggtttgtttgtttcagtttagttATTGTTTGGTTTAGCTTTTATTAATTTgagtaattattttattatgttatttattcttcttttttcttattataaCATTGGCGGGTATTTACCAGGGGGCAAGATTTAAGATGTCTAGAATAGGTATcataatacaaacacacacatactgtgaaGGCAGTTGAGTCACACAGTCATGTAGACATCCCAGTATCAATAAATATATGCCCCATGCCTTCTCATGCTTGTCCTGTTGACAAATTTGACCAAACTGACAACGACTAAATCTTCAGACATTTCTTGTACatctatttttttcagttaactAACATGTTTTTTACTCCTAGTTGTAATTGGACCTTGTACAGTGGTACTAAGTTGGTTAATAcaggatgaaaaataaaaatgtacctGATCCTAATGATAGGTCAGTGAATAAGGTGTTCTCTGCTGCATTCAGGCTCAGGCTGGGTTCTTCATCTATAAGTGCCCTCACTTGCCTCTGcacttcttttctctcttcaggtGTCAACATCTTCAGTGATTTAAACCTGGGACAGAGGAACGTGGCGACCTTGTGAGTGGGAGTCGGGAgcatcatctcctccagcaggctgGATGCTTGAGCCCGCAGGAGGAACATGTATGATGGATCTCCACAGTTGGGCTCGCAGTGTTTCTTGAGTTTGAGAAACCAGAGCAGCACCGTGTGGATTGTGGGGTATCTGTCTCCTTCCAGCTCGTTCATGGCCAACTTGAAGAGAGTGAGGAAGTCGATCAGGTGTGTGAGCTGCTCTTGAAAGATGCCCTCCATCCTGTGCAGCTGGTCTCTGTCCTCTAGGAGCTGTCTGATGTCACTGTACTGTCTCACTATGGACTCCAACATGTGGACTTTACTGGTCCAGCGTCCTTCACATTCTTGGATGAGAGTGTGCGCTAAACTCCTACATGCTCCTGTTTTCTTCAGAAACGTGACGAGGCTCTTGCAGTTATCCAACACTTCTAGCACATCTGCCATGCCCTCCGGTGCGTCCTGCTCACTGAACGCGAGTCTCAACACCGTGTTCAGGGTGTGTGAGGCGCACGGG
This Pagrus major chromosome 6, Pma_NU_1.0 DNA region includes the following protein-coding sequences:
- the LOC140998418 gene encoding transmembrane protein 198-like, whose translation is MADPTGLSSEGAGAGIAEVDACSLEIERKYDVIPAVICSMCCLFGIIYCFFGYRCFKAVMFLSGLMFGSVIIFLLCHKEHVLDTQLSVEASAGIGLGIGLLCGLVTMLVRSVGLFMTGLLLGLLLALAALLVTHQFYTPTTVWVPLGALLGTGMLFAVLTLQWQKLFTMLSTAVFGAAIMTVCADYFVEMLVLATHVYECLRLTPGPPLCWYSWVILGIWPALSIIGVLVQWKLTDDSFSHTEVVISRRQKRVQLMRIREKDAKKRQQAGGQEGTYRRKPTPVKRYAGDLLAPSYLQSLRDRQMGTGTSLSSLGTANHTMIDLDYDTGSTAPLTATTPVVRV